The Heterodontus francisci isolate sHetFra1 chromosome 12, sHetFra1.hap1, whole genome shotgun sequence genome includes the window ATTTTCATGATAGATATTATGTGTTACTATGAAAATTAATTAATTGCAAATGCTGTTAAACATGCAAAGAAACTTCTTTGCAGCCACTTGACTGTTGCCATGTCTCTTTAACATACGCTTTTAGTACAAGATTCTCAAAATTTATGCAAGAAAGCACTGACAATTTTCATCCCATTCGTATCTTAAAGATAGGAAAACATTTTTCAGATGCAACATTTTAGTTAGGAAACTTTAATGAAAAGAAAAGCAAATGGATTTTGTCAGTTACCTGTAAAGATTTTTTGGAAGTGAGGAAGGGCAAGAAAAAAATCTAAACTATTCCACACATTCAGTTATTTCATTGTTTTTTTTATTAGTTTTATAACATGTTAAGCATAGAAGTGTCCATGGAATGATGGATTTTAAATACACAAATAAAATAAAACTGACTTCACATATTTAGTGCTCAGATACATTGCTTCCTATCGCTTTATGGTCCAAACACCATTATATTGATAAGTTGGTCCCTTGGTGCAATACAGGGAGTAGTCCCCATCTTGGGAGTGGACTGGATGCTACAAGAGAGTCCCATCCGCGAGTCAGTTAGCAGTAAGGGTTTTGAAACGAAAACCAGTcaactgaaaaaaaaattaaaagttgcATCTCCTTCATTTCATATTCATGAAGCTGATTCTTGCCTCTTTTCCTCTTCAATTGCTGAAACAAAAAGAAGACAACTCTTTAGCAAATCCTGTGCAATCTAATTTCAATTGCCTAAGCTAGGTTTTCTATAACATTAACCTTCCAAGTAAAATAAAATTATACATTTGGACACAACCCATAATTTGCCATTATACCAGACATTAAAATACTCTGCAGTATTACAAAAGAATTATACACATTTTATACTATTTCAAGCCAAAATGATAGGAATTTATAATTATCCTTCACAATAGCATCGTACAGGTGTGGTCAGCAGTTTCTGAAGGCTGTCTCGAGCTTTGATCTACTTACTCTCTTTTGTTGGCAGAGGATTTTTCTCTTTGGTTTCTATCTTCTTCAGTTTTTTCTTATCAAATTGTATGATTTCGCAAAGATTTGGTTTGTCTGACATGGCGTCTGCTGCAAAATAAAATCACTATCAAAGACTTGCACAGTGCAATGCGACATATAATAAAGAAGACACTTATTGTGAATACAAAGCACTAGAAAGCAGTATGCAGCATTTATAAATTTAAATCCTCGAATAACATTTCAAATATGGTCTTATTGTGTGAAAACGGGGTTGACCAGAAGTTTCACAAATAAAAACGACGGTCATATTCAGGCTAAACCATGAGCAGCATGAATCTGTATGGAAAACTACCAGCGGTTATCAGCCTTACAGGAAAACATACATTTTAACATTATGTTTTGTTAACGTCCTATCATTTGGCTCTGCAGATTTTTCCGCCCAAAGATTGTATTAAGATCACGCTAATCCTACATTCCTCTGTTCAGCTTTGTTGTCAATGGGAGCCGCCCTACTGAAGGACATTAATTCAGGCTCAGATGTTTGGTGTTATAGTTTAGAAAATAAAATATATGGAAGTTGAATTTCACATAACTCGGAATTTGAAATGAAACAGCTTAACAAAAGAAAATCTTGCAATATCCAGAAATTCAAATTAAACAGTCTTGTTCCAAGAACCTCAAATTTCCGAAATTTACAATTTAAACCTTTCAACGATTCGCCCCGAAGATTTATACACGTCTTTGTCTAAATTAACTAAAACCTTTATCCGTTACTAATTTTAATAAAGGATATGATTGCTCAGCAAAATTGCTAACATTGCGAACATCAACGGATCTTAAATCCAAATATGTGCAAATTCAAGAAATGTTTGGATGCTCTAATAGCCAAACGTTAAGGAATGGAATGTGGTTAAAAAGGAGCATGGGAGTATTACTTACCGTTATCTTTGTCCCGCTCTACGAAAGATTCAGATGCTATCCTCTATCTGCACTGCCAGGGCGTGGATTAAAAGGCGCAGAGCTCCCCGTGATTAGCATAAATATCTGACACAACAAGGACCGCCTTTCCGGAAATCAACCGTGCAGCAAATGGCTTTGCAGTGTTCCGAGAACTGGCTGTGAGCATCAACAGCAATCTGATGCAAAGGGTAAGGTTTGGAGAAGCCATTTCTCAGGATTCAGGGCGCAAGTGAAATACACTATTGGGGATTTGTACTGTGGTGTACAAGTGAATGGGGGCATTGTCCTCTCCCAGTGATGGGAAGAAAGTTACCTTTGCACTAACATCCACATATTCACGGGATGGCAATCAGCCGTGAATAATAATGAACGAGTACGCTTCAGTAAAGGGGAGACAGAAGAACCGAACACAATGACATTTTTCCAAACACTTTCATTTGCATGGTCTTGTTGATATTCGGGAACACACATTAACAGTTTCCAGAACACAGAATATTCAATGCCGCTTTAATGTATGAAGTGCCAATGGAACGCTGTGCTGATTCCTGTCAGAACGATAATCATCATAATGGTCCAGCCTTTCAATCGTCAGCTCCAAGAGAAAATGTAGCGACCATTGTCATTAATGGAGGAGTTTCAAAAACGAAAGAACAGTGTGAGAAAAGATTAGTTtcatttttcaaaaaaaaagtcttCTCTCGATAGAGGTATACATTTCCACTAAGCAAGAGTGGCTGTACAGGTTCTGGAAGGGTTTTTTCAGTATAAGTTATTAACTAGCTCTGGAATggagggtatttattattggaaaAATAACACAATGATTGTAATATTTCCCTACTTTTTAGCTTTTGAAATTAGGCAAGAAAACGCTTATGTGAATGCAAAGTGAATTTGTAAACTGCCTTTGTAAAAAAGTGTTTTAGTGAAACGGTCTTTCAGATTTTTAGACCAACCAATATAATGATAAGCACAGTTACCTTAAAGAAAAATTTGTTTTAACAACTTCCTACTGCAACTTGAAATCAAAGTATACTTGTTCCACCTAGTCTTCACCTAGCATAAAATACAAAGAGATGGAAAAGTGACAGTTTTGCTTTTGTGCCCCTGATGCTTACATATTGCTGGTATTGTAAGGTATGAATTAATATTGGTTGAATAATTTCCTATTTCCCCCAATACTACCAGACTCTGTCTGTGTTAAGCCTAGCTCATTGGTAACACTTGCGCCTGAGTCAGAGATATTTTGGGTTAAAGACCCACATCAGAGATTTAAGCACATACAAACAACAACAATGTATATTTACAGAGTGCATTTAACTTAACAAAACATGCcaaaggcacttcactggagcattataaaacaagtatgacactgaaccacaaaaggagatattaggtcagatgaccaaaagtttggtcaaagagattggtttaaaggagtgtcttaaagtaggaaagcaaggaggagaggcggagagatgtatggagggtattccagagcttggaaccAAGGCAACTTAAGGCAtagccaacaatggtggagtgattaaaatcagggatgcacacaagaagtcagaattagaggaacacagatatcttggagggttgtgggactggaggagattacagagatagggaggagcgagatctttttcctccccctccctccactctctgtctctctgcgctctctgtctccctctctctcccaattatgtcctttctgtaatgtggtgaccagaactgtacgcaatactccagctgtggcctaaccagcattttatacagctccagcagtacatccctgcttttgtattctataccttggcaaataaaggaaagcattccatatgccttcttcacctctttatctacctgtcctcccaccttcagggatctgtggacatgcactccaaggtctctcacttcttctacccctttcaatatccttctgtttattgtgtattcccttgctttgtttgccctccccaaatgcattacctcacacttctctggattgaattccatttgtcactttttcacccactcaaccagcccattgatatcattctggagtctacagctgtcctcttcactatcaactatacggccaatttttgtgtcatttgcaaatttcccaatcatgcctccacatttaagtccacatcattaatatataccacaagcagcaagggatccaacactgagccctgtggaacgccattggaaaccgccttccattcgcaaaaacacctatcgaccactaccctttgtttcctgtcacggagccaattttggatccgacttgctacattcccctgtatccctgggcttttatttttctgaccagtctgccatgtaggaccttgtcaaatgccttactaaaatccatgtagaccgcatccaccgcactaccctcatcaatcctcctttgttacttcctcaaaaaattcaattaagttagtaagacacaaccttccgttaacaaatccatgctgattatccttgattaatccgtgcctttctaagtggaagtttatcctatctctcagaattgattctaataatttgcctaccaccgaggtcagactgactggcctataatttttTGGCCTGTCTCTCacaacctttttaaacaatggtacaacattcgcagacctccaatcctctggtacctctcctgtatctagtgaggatttgtcgatgatcctcagagcatccactatttcctccctggcttcctttaacaacctgggatacaatccatctagccctggtgatttatccactttcaaggatgtcaaaccctctaatacttcctctctcattaagcttattgtatctaatatttcacacacctcttttactacaatgtctgcatcatccctcacctttgtgaagacagagacaaaaaatacattaagaaccctgcccacatcttctgcatccatgcataaattcccttggacatctctgataggccctaccctttccttagttatcctcttgctcttaaatgtactgataaaacatctttgggttttccttgattttacctgtcaataatttttcatgtcctcactttgctttcctaatttccttttttatttcacccttcactttctatactcctctaggctttctaaagtattaagttttttgtgattgtcataagctttctttttctgctttatcttatcctgaatgcctcccactggtttaccactgattttccttcatgtAGGTGTATCCAGATtgcctctcagcttcataaaatttgcctttccccaatttagaacttttactcctgttttatctttgcccttttccatgctaaaactaactgtattatggtcattatctccaaaatggttacccactgttacttcctccacttgcccagcttcatttctgaagactaaatctagaattgcgccccttttcattgggcttgttacatgctggctaaaaaagttctcttgattgctgttcaagaattttgtgccttctCTGTCCTTCACATtgattgtatcccagttgatattaaggtagttgaaatccccaactattattgccctgttgTTTTTGGACTCagtaatttgcctacatatttgttcttctacctctctctcattatttgggggtctatagtacactcctagtagtgtggctgtcccttttttttatttctgagctccacccatatggcctcatttaatgattcatttagcatatcatccctcctcacagctgttattgattccttaaccaataatgccagaccccctcctttttatccccctctctatcccgcctgaaaactctatatccagggatgttgagctgccatttttgcccctctttaagccaagtttccatgctAGCAATGATATTgtattgccatgtgtctatctgtgccctcagctcattggctttatttactatactccttgcatttaaataattaccctttaacactgctaaattcctgtgctgcacactttttaacctttgcttcttctgcctttcagtgtcactcgctaattttctgcctcccgttccctgctctgaatttgtcctctctgaaactgtcttcaggttcccatccccttgccaaactagtttacccattcccaacagcactagcaaaccttcctgtaaggatatttgtcccagtcctgttcaggtgcagaccgtccggctcgtacaggtcccatcttccccagaaccgatcccaatgtcccagaaatctgaagccatccctcctgcatcatctctccagctacacattcatctagtgtattctcctatttctatactcactagcacgtaggGAGTaattgagattactacctttgaggtcgagcttgctaatctctttcctaactttcTAAatgcagcctgcaggacctcaccccTTTTTCTACCtaaatcattggtaccaatgtggaccacgacctctggctgtgcacccttgccctccagaatgctccgtagccgctcggtgatatccatgacccttgcaccagggaggcaacataccatcctggaatcacgtctgcgaccacagaaatgcctgtctgttcccctatctatataatcccctaccactattgctctccagttttttcttctccctccctgtacagctgtccacccatggtgctctgatcGTGACTCTCGCTGcaatctccagaggaaccctctctcccgtcGATACTCAGAActaaataccggttagaaagtgggatgccctccagggcttCCTGCACTATCtgtcttgtccttcttgtctgtgtgGCAGTcatccagtccctctctgcctgcgctctcttcagctgtgggtgaccacctcctgaaacgtgctatccatgtatctcTCATTCTCacaaatgcacctcagtgacaccagctgcttctcgagttccaagattcggcGCTCAAGTCTTTGCATTTTGTGGCACTTTATGCACatatagttgtccaggacatgggtagggtcctggagtcccctCATGACACAGGATGTGCATTTGACGGGTGTGAGCAACCCTGCCATACcttgaattatttatttactgcactaaaaattagaagttaaataaacacaataaaaagcTTATAAACAGAACAAAcaggtattttagcttctacttagtagatagacttaaatgttagagaaaaaaatAAAACTCAGCAgtaaaaaagaaaataagaaagtaagaaaaaacccaccagatactcaccgactagctccctgtgcctcaTCGCTTTCTCTCCCCTCTGGCGCGGTTTGTAGCTTcgaagtctcacccagccaatcacctacctgcttccctatgatgtccacttaccaaaactaatctaccttaccactattcaTATACCCTACCAAtctaaaatgttaccaatagtaacattaataaaccttactactttgGTGTGGCacggtagtgcagtggttagcaccacagcctcacagctccagtgacccaggttcaattctgggtactgcctgtgtggagtttgcaagttctccctgtgaccgcgtgggtttccgccaggtgctctggtttcctcccaccaccaaagacttgcaggttaataggtaaattggccattgtaaattgcccctggtgtaggtaggtggtagggaatatgggattaatgtaggaggggatgttgttgggaatatgggattaatgtaggattagtataaatgggtgttgatggtcagcagagactcgaagggcctgtttcagtgctgtatctctctatgactatgagaaCAGTACACTCATCAGCTGTTCCCTTTtgcttgtgtgccttaattaattataaggtagttacattaattttaatattaagtttttaaaaaaatttgtcgctatttacacacacacccaacagtagTGTacaaacccagctatttacagatactccctaacagcagttactcaccaaccaatcaccttacagatttcctgtgatgtcactgttcactttttcTCAAACTCAGGCGCGCCTGGACTGCTGTCTGTTGCTTTCCTGTAAGGTAAGTGCTATAGTCCGCGATCCtcaggctttatttaactgcttccCCGCTCCGTGACAGGTCTACTGCTGTCCACTGCctgcttcccactctccactctccactaccCACTCCATGCTGCCTGCTCTATGCTCCCCGCTCTCCACTGCCCACTTCCCGCTCTTCACTGCCTGTTCTCCACTGCCCACTTCCCGCTCTCCActgcgctcccggaaggtaagtgctgtaggccacgATCCTCGGCCTTTATTTAGCTGCTCCCAGTCTCTTATTCCTTCTGCAAGTCCACTCCTGTTCACTGCTCTCCCGCAAGGTAAGTGGAGAGActgtgtgtctctcactccccGTTCCATGTTCACCACTCTCCTCTCCCTGCTGTCCAGTGCCCGCTCCCCACTGCCTGCTTCCCACTCTCCACTACCCACCCCATGCTGCCTGCTCTCCGCTCCCGCTCTCTGCTCCCACTCTCCACTGCTCGCTCCCCACTGCCCGCTTCCCAGTGCCTGCTTCCCACTCTCCACTACCCACTCCATGCTGCCCGCTTTCCGCTCCCGCTCTCCACTGCCTGCTCCCCACTGCCTGCTTCCCACTCTCCACTACCCACTCCATGCTGCCTGCTCTATGCTCCCCGCTCTCCACTGCCCACTTCCCACTCTTCACTGCCTGCTCCCCACTGCCTGCTTCCCACTCTCCACTACCCACTCCATGCTGCCTGCTCTATGCTCCCCGCTCTCCACTGTCCACTTCCCATTCTCCAGTGCCCGCTCCCCACTGCCTGCTTCCCACTCTCCTCTACGCACCCCATGCTGCCCGCTCTCCGCTCCCGCTCTCCACTGCCCGCTCCCCACTGCCTGCTTCCCACTCTCCACTACCCACTCCATGCTGCCCGCTTTCCGCTGCCTGCTCCCCACTGCCTGCTTCCCACTCTCCACTACCCACTCCATGCTGCCTGCTCTATGCTCCCTGCTCTCCACTGCCCACTTCCCGCTCTCCACTGCCTGCTCCCCACTGCCTGCTTCCCACTCTCCACTACCCACTCCATGCTGCCCGCTTTCCGCTCCCGCTCTCCACTGCCTGCTCCCTACTGCTTGCTTCCCACTCTCCACTACCCACTCCATGCTGCCTGCTCTATGCTCCCCGCTCTCCACTGTCCACTTCCCGCTCTCCATTGCCCGCTCCCCACTGCCTGCTTCCCACTCTCCACTACCCACTCCATGCTGCCTGCTCTATGCTCCCCGCTCGCCACCGCCCACTTCCCGCTCTTCACTGCCTGTTCTCCACtgcccacttcccactctccactgcttgctctccactgcccactccccaTTCTCCACTGCCTGTTCCGCACTCtccactgcctgctccctgctcttcACTGCCTGCTCCcactctccactgcccactccccactgCCTATTATTCGCTGTCCACTGCCTgctctccactgcccactcccctCTGCCCATTACCCGCTCTCCACTGCCTGCTTCATGCTGCTCGCTCTCCGCTCCCCACTGCCCGCTGCCGACTGtcggctccccactccccactctccactgcccactctccactccccactctccgctcTCCTCTGCCCAttccctgctccccactccctgctc containing:
- the LOC137375620 gene encoding thymosin beta-11-like, which codes for MSDKPNLCEIIQFDKKKLKKIETKEKNPLPTKETIEEEKRQESAS